The genomic window CTGGTCCGACGCTGCGGCGGCGAGGTCGTGGCCGTCGAGGTCGTCCTGGAGCTGGGCTTCCTGCGCGGCCGGGACAAGCTCGCGGGAACGCGCGTCAACGCCCTGCTAACCGACTAGACCCAGGGACGCGGGGTCGGCGCGAGGTGCGCGCGGGCGAAGTCGCCGGCTCGTTCGGCCTACAATCACGTCATGAGTGAGGACCTCCCGCAGACCTCCTCCCACACCAGCCAGGGCGTGCGGGCTCGCCTGGCCAGACTGGGAGGGACCCGCGCCGGGTCGAACCCGGTGCTGGAGCCGTTGCTGCGCGCCGTGAAGGCGACCCACCCCAAGGCCGACCTCGAGCTGATCGAGCGCGCCTACGACGTCGCCGAGCGCGCCCACCGGGGCCAGGAACGCAAGAGCGGCGACGCCTACATCACCCACCCCCTGGCGGTCGCCACCATCCTGGCCGAGCTGGGCATGACCCCCTCGACCCTGGCCGCGGCGCTGCTGCACGACACGGTCGAGGACACGGCATACTCCCTGACCCAGCTGCGCACGGAGTTCGGCGAGGAGATCGCCATGATGGTCGACGGGGTGACCAAGCTCGACAAGGTGCAGTATGGCGAGGCCGCCCAGGCGGAGACCGTCCGCAAGATGGTGGTCGCCATGGCGCGGGACATCCGCGTGCTGGTCATCAAGCTCGCCGACCGGCTGCACAACGCCCGCACCTGGCGTTATGTCTCGCCCGAGTCGGCCGCCCGCAAGGCCAACGAGACGCTGGAGATCTATGCGCCGCTGGCGCACCGGCTCGGCATGAACACGATCAAGTGGGAGCTGGAGGACCTCTCCTTCGCCCAGCTCTATCCCAAGGTCTATGACGAGATCGTGCGGATGGTCGCCCAGCGCGCCCCGGCCCGGGAGGAGTACCTCGCGGCCGTGCGGCGCGACATCCAGAAGGACCTCAAGGAGGCCCGGGTCAAGGCCGTCGTCACCGGCCGCCCGAAGCACTACTACTCCGTCTATCAGAAGATGATCGTGCGCGGGCGGGACTTCGAGCAGATCTATGACCTGGTGGCCGTGCGGGTGCTCGTCGAGACGGTCCAGGACTGTTATGCAGTGCTCGGTGCGCTGCACGCGCGGTGGAACCCGGTCCCGGGCCGGTTCAAGGACTACATCGCGATGCCGAAGTTCAACATGTACCAGTCGCTGCACACCACCGTGATGGGCCCCGACGGCAAGCCCGTCGAGGTGCAGATCCGCACCCACCAGATGCACCGCCGGGCGGAGTATGGCGTGGCCGCCCACTGGAAATACAAGGAGGACGGCTCCAAGTCGCTCGGCTCCGACGGCGGACCGGCCCAGATGGAGGGCATGGAGTGGCTGCGCCAGCTCCTCGACTGGCAGAAGGAAACCGCGGACCCGGGTGAGTTCCTGGAGTCCCTGCGCTTTGAGATCAGCGGTGCCGAGGTCTATGTCTTCACCCCTGGTGGTGACGTCATGGCGCTGCCGTCCGGCGCGACCCCGGTCGACTTCGCCTATGCGGTCCACACCGAGGTCGGCCACCACTGCGTCGGGGGTCGGGTCAACGGCAAGCTGGTGGCCCTGGACAGCTCCCTGAGCAACGGCGACGTGGTCGAGATCCTCACCAGCAAGGCGGCCGGGGCCGGCCCGAGCCGCGACTGGCTCAACTTCGTCAAGAGCCCGCGGGCCCGCAACAAGATCCGCCAGTGGTTCTCCAAGGAGCGCCGCGAGGAGATGATCGAGTCCGGCAAGGACCAGATCGCCAAGGTGCTGCGCAAGCAGAACCAGCCGCTGCAGCGGCTGATGTCGCACGAGACGCTGACGGCTGTCGCCAACGACCTGCGCTACACCTCGGTCGACGGGCTGTATGCCGCGGTGGGTGAGGGCCATGTCTCCGCAGCCCACGTGGTGAGCCAGCTGGTCGCCAACCTCGGCGGTGAGGACGGCGCCACCGAGGACCTGGCGGAGGCGACCCTGCCGAGCCGGGGCCGCAGCCGCACCCTGGACGCCGGTGTCACGGTGGTCGGCACGGATGATGTGTGGGTCAAGCTGGCCAAGTGCTGCACACCTGTCCCGGGTGACCCGATCATGGGGTTCGTCACCACCGGCAACGGGGTCTCGGTGCATCGCACCGACTGCACCAACGCCGAGTCGCTGCGGCGCTATCCCGAACGCATCATCGACGTGGCCTGGAGCCCGACCGAGACCAGTGTGTTCCTGGTGCAGCTGCAGGTGGAGGCCCTCGACCGAGCCGGCCTGCTCGCGGAGATGACCAAGGTGCTGACCGAGCAGCACGTCAACATCCTGGCTGCGTCGGTGCAGACCGGACGGGACCGGGTCGCCCTGTCGAAGTTCACCTTCGAGATGGCCGACCCGAGCCACCTCGAGTCAGTGGTCCGCGCGGTGCGGCGCG from Ornithinimicrobium cryptoxanthini includes these protein-coding regions:
- a CDS encoding RelA/SpoT family protein: MSEDLPQTSSHTSQGVRARLARLGGTRAGSNPVLEPLLRAVKATHPKADLELIERAYDVAERAHRGQERKSGDAYITHPLAVATILAELGMTPSTLAAALLHDTVEDTAYSLTQLRTEFGEEIAMMVDGVTKLDKVQYGEAAQAETVRKMVVAMARDIRVLVIKLADRLHNARTWRYVSPESAARKANETLEIYAPLAHRLGMNTIKWELEDLSFAQLYPKVYDEIVRMVAQRAPAREEYLAAVRRDIQKDLKEARVKAVVTGRPKHYYSVYQKMIVRGRDFEQIYDLVAVRVLVETVQDCYAVLGALHARWNPVPGRFKDYIAMPKFNMYQSLHTTVMGPDGKPVEVQIRTHQMHRRAEYGVAAHWKYKEDGSKSLGSDGGPAQMEGMEWLRQLLDWQKETADPGEFLESLRFEISGAEVYVFTPGGDVMALPSGATPVDFAYAVHTEVGHHCVGGRVNGKLVALDSSLSNGDVVEILTSKAAGAGPSRDWLNFVKSPRARNKIRQWFSKERREEMIESGKDQIAKVLRKQNQPLQRLMSHETLTAVANDLRYTSVDGLYAAVGEGHVSAAHVVSQLVANLGGEDGATEDLAEATLPSRGRSRTLDAGVTVVGTDDVWVKLAKCCTPVPGDPIMGFVTTGNGVSVHRTDCTNAESLRRYPERIIDVAWSPTETSVFLVQLQVEALDRAGLLAEMTKVLTEQHVNILAASVQTGRDRVALSKFTFEMADPSHLESVVRAVRRVSGVLDAYRITGTAQTDPHRRHRTA